In Aliarcobacter faecis, a genomic segment contains:
- a CDS encoding glycoside hydrolase family protein, whose amino-acid sequence MNYEKLKQSLIENEGLKLKVYTCPAGYQTIGVGRNLETRGITKDEALRMLDEDIERCNLFLYGFFDHFYYVDDCVKNVLIQMVFNLGETGFKKFQKMIKAVNERDYETASKEMLDSKWHRDFVALRKDKNEKETRSYKLALQMRKGEFI is encoded by the coding sequence ATGAATTATGAAAAATTAAAACAAAGCCTTATTGAAAATGAGGGCTTAAAATTAAAGGTTTACACTTGCCCAGCTGGATATCAAACTATAGGAGTGGGTAGAAATTTAGAAACAAGAGGAATAACAAAAGATGAAGCCCTTAGAATGTTAGATGAAGATATAGAAAGATGTAATTTATTTTTATATGGTTTTTTTGATCATTTTTACTACGTGGATGACTGCGTTAAAAATGTATTAATTCAAATGGTTTTTAATCTTGGCGAAACTGGATTTAAAAAGTTTCAAAAAATGATTAAAGCGGTAAATGAAAGGGATTATGAAACCGCTTCAAAAGAAATGTTAGATAGTAAATGGCATAGAGACTTTGTGGCTCTAAGAAAAGATAAAAATGAAAAAGAAACAAGAAGCTATAAATTAGCTTTACAAATGCGAAAAGGAGAATTTATATAA